In Pleomorphomonas sp. T1.2MG-36, a single window of DNA contains:
- a CDS encoding pseudouridine-5'-phosphate glycosidase — translation MMASLPLVYSPEVEAAIASGKPVVALESTIITHGMPYPDNVETARAVEAEIRSRGATPATIAVLDGKIRIGLDAETLDKLGSMTGVMKLSRADLAFAISTGRPGSTTVAATMICAQLAGIEVFGTGGIGGVHQGAEESFDISADLEELGRTSVIVVAAGAKAILDLPKTLEVLETKGVPVVGYGTDEFPAFWSRGSGLKAPLRLDSAAEIAAFQKARKLIGIDGGMLIANPVPETDEIPAVRMQGFIAASLASAKAAGIAAKEVTPYLLADMFERTAGSSLKTNIALVMNNVRLAADIAKALKS, via the coding sequence ATGATGGCATCCCTGCCACTCGTCTATTCGCCTGAAGTCGAAGCTGCGATCGCATCCGGCAAGCCGGTCGTCGCGCTCGAGTCCACCATCATCACCCACGGCATGCCCTATCCGGACAACGTGGAGACGGCGCGCGCCGTTGAGGCCGAGATCCGCAGCCGCGGCGCCACGCCGGCCACCATTGCCGTTCTGGATGGCAAGATCCGCATCGGCCTCGACGCCGAAACGCTCGACAAGCTGGGCAGCATGACCGGCGTCATGAAGCTGTCCCGCGCCGACCTAGCCTTCGCGATCTCCACCGGCCGTCCCGGTTCGACCACCGTCGCCGCCACGATGATCTGCGCCCAGTTGGCCGGCATCGAGGTGTTCGGCACCGGCGGCATCGGCGGCGTCCACCAGGGCGCCGAGGAGAGCTTCGACATCTCCGCCGACCTCGAGGAACTCGGCCGCACGTCGGTGATCGTCGTCGCTGCCGGCGCAAAGGCCATCCTCGACCTGCCGAAGACGCTGGAAGTTCTTGAAACCAAGGGCGTTCCGGTGGTCGGCTATGGCACCGACGAGTTCCCGGCCTTCTGGTCGCGCGGCTCGGGCCTCAAGGCTCCGCTCCGGCTCGACTCGGCCGCCGAGATCGCCGCCTTCCAGAAGGCGCGCAAACTGATCGGCATCGACGGCGGCATGCTGATCGCCAACCCGGTGCCGGAGACCGACGAGATCCCGGCCGTTCGCATGCAGGGCTTCATCGCCGCGTCCCTGGCCTCGGCCAAGGCAGCCGGCATAGCCGCCAAGGAAGTGACGCCCTACCTGCTCGCCGACATGTTCGAGCGCACCGCCGGTTCGTCGCTCAAGACCAACATCGCTCTGGTCATGAACAACGTCCGCCTCGCCGCCGACATCGCCAAGGCGCTGAAGAGCTGA